A window of Zingiber officinale cultivar Zhangliang chromosome 5A, Zo_v1.1, whole genome shotgun sequence contains these coding sequences:
- the LOC121982283 gene encoding ESX-1 secretion-associated protein EspI-like: MADRRRSPSNGVQKAVWASKIVFSLLGILSVVRLAVPPAAGVLAPALPRLWASLCSCLSPPYLFVVIHLIVLVIWKLSDQKHHHGPPEATEAVKIKAFESAPPPPAAQAVPLSPRPTPATPKPLDPDSDGDPLDKEAESSEENDSMEATWKAIMEKTPRGGENPGPRRPPPPPSPPPEATEAVKIKSFESAPPPPAAQAAPLSPRPTPATPKPLDPDSDGNPLDKEAESSEENDSMEATWKAIMEKTPRGGENPGPRRPPPPPSPPTAAIRARLPSVTGRDELNRRFDDFIKKRHDQIRLQRHESNQRRLQMMDSGFH, encoded by the coding sequence ATGGCGGATCGCAGGAGATCTCCCAGCAATGGCGTCCAGAAGGCCGTTTGGGCATCCAAGATCGTTTTTTCCCTTCTTGGGATCCTCTCCGTGGTGAGGCTCGCCGTCCCTCCCGCCGCCGGCGTCCTCGCCCCCGCCCTCCCGCGCCTCTGGGCCTCCCTCTGCTCCTGCCTCTCGCCGCCGTATCTCTTCGTTGTCATCCATCTCATCGTCCTCGTCATATGGAAGCTCTCCGACCAGAAGCACCACCACGGGCCGCCGGAGGCGACGGAAGCCGTGAAGATCAAGGCTTTCGAGAGTGCCCCTCCTCCTCCCGCCGCTCAAGCCGTCCCTCTCTCGCCCCGACCTACGCCGGCAACGCCTAAACCCCTAGATCCAGATTCCGACGGCGATCCATTGGACAAGGAGGCGGAGAGCTCGGAGGAGAACGACTCCATGGAAGCAACTTGGAAGGCGATCATGGAGAAGACCCCCCGAGGCGGAGAGAACCCAGGACCGAGGAGGCCGCCTCCGCCTCCATCGCCGCCGCCGGAGGCGACGGAAGCCGTGAAGATCAAGTCTTTCGAGAGTGCCCCTCCTCCTCCCGCTGCTCAAGCTGCCCCTCTCTCGCCCCGACCTACGCCGGCGACGCCTAAACCCCTAGATCCAGATTCCGACGGCAATCCATTGGACAAGGAGGCGGAGAGCTCGGAGGAGAACGACTCTATGGAAGCAACTTGGAAGGCGATCATGGAGAAGACCCCCCGAGGCGGAGAGAACCCAGGACCGAGGAGGCCGCCTCCGCCCCCATCGCCGCCGACGGCGGCCATTCGGGCGAGGCTGCCGTCGGTGACGGGCCGCGACGAGCTGAACCGGCGATTCGACGATTTCATAAAGAAACGACACGATCAAATCCGGCTTCAGAGGCATGAATCGAATCAGAGAAGATTGCAGATGATGGATTCAGGATTCCACTGA